One Stigmatopora argus isolate UIUO_Sarg chromosome 12, RoL_Sarg_1.0, whole genome shotgun sequence genomic window carries:
- the LOC144085859 gene encoding cadherin-6-like isoform X2, producing MSVRWVGFLGLIGLVLSPSGLRADGAVGKSSDAIPEKNVPRRVKRSWLWNQFFLQEEYTGSDYQYIGKLQSDEDHGDGLVKYVLSGEGAGTIFIIDEGNGDLHATRRLDREKKAFYILEATVVDKITGQTLEPRTEFVVKLHDVNDNEPRFDREFYSGAVPERSLLGTSVIRVTATDADDDMYGNSAKLAYSLREGQPYFSVDANTGVIRTALGPADLDREQRENFQVVIEAKDMAGHRGGLTGTAVVNISLTDVNDNLPRFAQRVFRWRVSEGSKVGAEVGRIKATDRDVGRNADMDFAVVGGDGADAFAVFADQHTQEGVIVVSKPLDYERKRSYAVEIQVGNVQEDARFTLAHAKDVAAIHVAVEDVDEPPLFHQSFYLVEMEEDAAVGAFVGVVSAVDEDAAHSPVEYSVDRRTDADHLFDVHPRNGTLFLSKMLDREEKAWHNISVLATEIYNPRQSAPVSVHVKVLDVNDNAPTFAAPYRSFVCEKTKAGQRIQTVSAVDADEPSDGHRFFFSLAPEESKSSRFTVKDNGDNTGSIVTRGDNYSRLLRDVHLLPVIIGDGGRPPQTGTATLTVRVCACDDRGHPTTCHADARFGAPGIGSGVLVAVLPCVLVLLLTMVAAAALLKSRRPRKKEPLIVAEDVRDNVVTYDEEGGGEEDTEAFDVGALYRHGADPEESSGRRRDVVPHRLLRSDRPAAAAASLSHGNENLREFIAQRVEDNDRRDPDPAPYDSLATYAYEGAGSVAESLSSLGSLLSEDEQDYHYLRDWGPRFQKLAHLYGNEEVAFP from the exons ATGAGCGTCCGATGGGTGGGCTTTCTCGGCCTTATCGGCCTGGTTCTATCTCCGAGCGGCCTCCGGGCCGATGGGGCGGTGGGAAAAAGCTCCGACGCCATCCCGGAAAAGAATGTTCCCAGGAGAGTGAAGCGAAGCTGGCTCTGGAATCAATTTTTCTTGCAAGAGGAGTACACGGGAAGTGACTACCAGTACATTGGAAAG CTGCAGTCCGACGAAGACCACGGCGACGGGCTGGTCAAGTACGTTCTCTCCGGCGAGGGGGCGGGCACCATCTTTATCATCGACGAAGGCAACGGCGACCTACATGCCACCCGACGCCTGGATCGGGAAAAGAAGGCCTTTTACATTCTGGAAGCCACGGTCGTGGACAAGATCACGGGCCAGACGTTAGAGCCCCGGACGGAGTTCGTCGTCAAGCTCCACGACGTCAACGATAACGAGCCCCGCTTCGACCGGGAGTTTTACAGCGGCGCCGTGCCCGAGCGCTCCCTTCTGG GTACGTCGGTCATCCGCGTGACGGCGACGGATGCGGACGACGACATGTACGGGAACAGCGCTAAACTGGCGTACAGCCTGAGAGAAGGACAACCGTACTTTTCCGTCGACGCAAACACAG gGGTGATCCGGACGGCGTTGGGTCCGGCTGACTTGGACCGCGAGCAGAGGGAAAACTTCCAGGTGGTGATCGAGGCTAAAGACATGGCCGGACACAGGGGGGGGCTGACCGGGACCGCCGTGGTCAACATCAGCCTCACCGACGTCAACGACAACCTGCCGCGCTTCGCTCAGC GCGTCTTCCGGTGGCGAGTTTCCGAAGGCTCCAAAGTGGGCGCCGAAGTGGGCAGGATTAAAGCCACGGACAGAGACGTCGGAAGGAATGCCGACATGGACTTTGCCGTGGTGGGCGGAGACGGCGCCGACGCCTTCGCCGTCTTCGCAGATCAACATACCCAGGAGGGCGTTATCGTCGTCAGTAAG CCTCTGGATTACGAGCGCAAACGCTCGTACGCGGTGGAAATCCAGGTGGGAAACGTCCAGGAAGACGCTCGCTTCACGTTAGCCCACGCCAAAGACGTGGCCGCCATTCACGTGGCCGTGGAGGACGTGGACGAGCCGCCGCTTTTCCACCAGAGTTTTTATCTGGTGGAGATGGAGGAAGACGCCGCGGTGGGAGCCTTCGTGGGCGTGGTCAGCGCCGTGGACGAGGACGCCGCCCACAGTCCGGTCGA GTACTCGGTGGACCGTCGGACGGACGCCGATCATCTTTTCGACGTCCATCCGAGAAATGGGACTTTGTTCCTTTCAAAAATGCTGGATAGAGAAGAGAAGGCCTGGCATAACATTTCGGTGCTCGCCACTGAGATCT ACAATCCCCGGCAAAGCGCCCCCGTTTCGGTCCACGTCAAAGTTCTGGACGTGAACGACAACGCGCCGACCTTTGCCGCGCCGTACCGAAGCTTCGTCTGCGAGAAGACCAAGGCGGGTCAG CGCATCCAAACAGTCAGCGCCGTGGATGCCGACGAGCCGTCCGACGGACACCGCTTTTTCTTCTCTCTTGCGCCAGAGGAAAGCAAATCCAGTCGTTTCACAGTCAAAGACAATGGAG ACAACACCGGGAGCATCGTGACCCGCGGGGACAACTACAGCCGCCTCCTGCGGGACGTCCACCTGCTTCCCGTGATCATTGGCGACGGCGGGCGGCCCCCGCAGACCGGCACGGCCACCTTGACGGTCCGAGTGTGCGCCTGCGACGACCGGGGCCACCCGACCACGTGCCACGCCGACGCTCGATTCGGCGCCCCGGGGATCGGTTCCGGGGTCTTGGTGGCCGTCCTGCCTTGTGTCCTCGTACTACTGC TCACCatggtcgccgccgccgccttgcTAAAATCAAGACGGCCACGAAAGAAGGAGCCGTTGATCGTCGCCGAGGACGTCCGCGACAACGTGGTCACCTACGACGAGGAAGGCGGCGGCGAAGAGGACACCGAGGCCTTCGACGTGGGAGCGCTCTACCGACACGGAGCCGACCCGGAAGAATCGTCCGGACGGAGGCGCGACGTGGTCCCTCACCGTTTACTTCGGTCGGACCGCCCagcagccgccgccgcctcgctGTCGCACGGTAACGAGAACCTACGCGAATTCATCGCGCAAAGAGTCGAGGACAACGACCGGCGCGACCCGGACCCGGCGCCCTACGACTCGCTGGCCACTTACGCTTACGAGGGGGCGGGATCGGTGGCCGAGTCGTTGAGCTCGCTGGGCTCGCTTTTGTCCGAAGACGAGCAGGACTACCACTACCTCCGGGACTGGGGACCCAGGTTCCAGAAATTGGCCCACTTGTATGGAAATGAGGAGGTGGCATTCCCGTAA
- the c12h5orf22 gene encoding UPF0489 protein C5orf22 homolog isoform X2, whose product MSFVQPARVYKHLPVCIVEDHHHVVSHIYRAIASRHLPMKNVKLLHLDSHPDLLIPVNLCADVVFDKDKLLGELSIENWIMPMVYAGHVSAVAWLHPDWSRQIAEGEHRMTVGKDSSTTTIRVTSKDAYFLSDGLYVPAEQLENPKHLLLNVIKVDHRQACVESKMESESESKSEAQPAKKPRTHAEEAALSTTTDVLPREEDESALTGGEDGHQREGSASYVLKRISAFLNPADRYVLDIDLDFFSCKNPFKDLYTEEEFAILQELYDFRGPRPEADQELDEIVAARIRQLEDLEAAFADLLDDDGEETVHRWVDKLGKSSFLRLVSSLKSRNPLPDYELVHQAGLTCDSIELPHHISSQEEIDGLVSAVRRLLKRLPKPTLVTVSRSSLDEYCPIEQVDSVQSKVLAVLEEQYGPLDIQKDYENPNGVEVQDRPPQTASEH is encoded by the exons ATGAGTTTTGTCCAACCAGCGCGAGTTTATAAACACCTACCGGTATGTATCGTGGAAGACCACCACCAT GTGGTGTCCCATATATATCGTGCCATTGCATCCAGGCACCTCCCCATGAAGAACGTGAAGCTGCTGCATTTGGACTCCCACCCGGATCTCCTCATTCCGGTCAACCTGTGCGCCGACGTGGTTTTTGACAAGGACAAGTTGTTGGG CGAGTTGAGCATAGAGAACTGGATCATGCCCATGGTCTACGCCGGCCACGTATCGGCCGTGGCGTGGTTGCACCCCGACTGGTCGCGGCAAATCGCGGAGGGGGAGCACAGGATGACCGTCGGCAAGGATTCCTCCACTACCACCATCAG GGTGACGAGTAAAGATGCCTACTTCCTCAGCGACGGCCTCTACGTTCCGGCGGAACAGCTGGAGAACCCAAAACATCTCCTGTTGAACGTGATCAAGGTGGATCACCGgcaggcttgcgtgg AAAGCAAAATGGAGTCCGAGTCCGAGTCCAAGTCCGAGGCCCAGCCGGCCAAGAAACCCAGAACGCACGCGGAGGAGGCCGCCCTTTCCACCACGACCGACGTTCTCCCGCGAGAAGAAGACGAAAGCGCTTTAACGGGAGGTGAAGACGGCCACCAACGGGAAGGATCGGCAAGTTACGTGCTGAAGAGAATCTCGGCTTTTCTGAATCCCGCGGATCGCTACGTCCTGGACATTGATTTGGACTTCTTCTCCTGTAAGAATCCATTCAAGGACTTATACACTGAG GAGGAATTCGCCATCCTACAGGAGCTTTACGACTTCCGGGGGCCTCGTCCCGAGGCCGACCAG GAGCTGGATGAGATCGTGGCCGCTCGCATACGGCAGTTGGAGGACTTGGAAGCGGCGTTCGCCGATCTGCTGGACGACGATGGAGAAGAGACGGTTCATCGCTGGGTCGACAAACTCGG AAAGTCCAGTTTTTTGCGGCTGGTTTCCAGTTTGAAGTCGAGAAATCCACTACCCGATTATGAATTG GTCCACCAGGCGGGTTTAACGTGCGACTCCATCGAATTGCCACATCACATCAGCTCCCAGGAAGAGATTGACGGCCTGGTCTCCGCCGTGCGACGTCTTCTGAAGCGGCTGCCCAAACCCACTCTGGTGACCGTGTCCAG ATCCAGTCTAGACGAATACTGCCCTATCGAACAAGTGGATTCCGTGCAGAGCAAAGTACTGGCCGTACTAGAAGAACAATATGGTCCATTAGACATACAAAAAGACTATGAAAATCCCAATGGCGTGGAGGTTCAGGACCGACCGCCTCAGACTGCCTCAGAACATTAA
- the c12h5orf22 gene encoding UPF0489 protein C5orf22 homolog isoform X1, translating to MSFVQPARVYKHLPVCIVEDHHHVVSHIYRAIASRHLPMKNVKLLHLDSHPDLLIPVNLCADVVFDKDKLLGELSIENWIMPMVYAGHVSAVAWLHPDWSRQIAEGEHRMTVGKDSSTTTIRVTSKDAYFLSDGLYVPAEQLENPKHLLLNVIKVDHRQACVESKMESESESKSEAQPAKKPRTHAEEAALSTTTDVLPREEDESALTGGEDGHQREGSASYVLKRISAFLNPADRYVLDIDLDFFSCKNPFKDLYTEEEFAILQELYDFRGPRPEADQEELDEIVAARIRQLEDLEAAFADLLDDDGEETVHRWVDKLGKSSFLRLVSSLKSRNPLPDYELVHQAGLTCDSIELPHHISSQEEIDGLVSAVRRLLKRLPKPTLVTVSRSSLDEYCPIEQVDSVQSKVLAVLEEQYGPLDIQKDYENPNGVEVQDRPPQTASEH from the exons ATGAGTTTTGTCCAACCAGCGCGAGTTTATAAACACCTACCGGTATGTATCGTGGAAGACCACCACCAT GTGGTGTCCCATATATATCGTGCCATTGCATCCAGGCACCTCCCCATGAAGAACGTGAAGCTGCTGCATTTGGACTCCCACCCGGATCTCCTCATTCCGGTCAACCTGTGCGCCGACGTGGTTTTTGACAAGGACAAGTTGTTGGG CGAGTTGAGCATAGAGAACTGGATCATGCCCATGGTCTACGCCGGCCACGTATCGGCCGTGGCGTGGTTGCACCCCGACTGGTCGCGGCAAATCGCGGAGGGGGAGCACAGGATGACCGTCGGCAAGGATTCCTCCACTACCACCATCAG GGTGACGAGTAAAGATGCCTACTTCCTCAGCGACGGCCTCTACGTTCCGGCGGAACAGCTGGAGAACCCAAAACATCTCCTGTTGAACGTGATCAAGGTGGATCACCGgcaggcttgcgtgg AAAGCAAAATGGAGTCCGAGTCCGAGTCCAAGTCCGAGGCCCAGCCGGCCAAGAAACCCAGAACGCACGCGGAGGAGGCCGCCCTTTCCACCACGACCGACGTTCTCCCGCGAGAAGAAGACGAAAGCGCTTTAACGGGAGGTGAAGACGGCCACCAACGGGAAGGATCGGCAAGTTACGTGCTGAAGAGAATCTCGGCTTTTCTGAATCCCGCGGATCGCTACGTCCTGGACATTGATTTGGACTTCTTCTCCTGTAAGAATCCATTCAAGGACTTATACACTGAG GAGGAATTCGCCATCCTACAGGAGCTTTACGACTTCCGGGGGCCTCGTCCCGAGGCCGACCAG GAGGAGCTGGATGAGATCGTGGCCGCTCGCATACGGCAGTTGGAGGACTTGGAAGCGGCGTTCGCCGATCTGCTGGACGACGATGGAGAAGAGACGGTTCATCGCTGGGTCGACAAACTCGG AAAGTCCAGTTTTTTGCGGCTGGTTTCCAGTTTGAAGTCGAGAAATCCACTACCCGATTATGAATTG GTCCACCAGGCGGGTTTAACGTGCGACTCCATCGAATTGCCACATCACATCAGCTCCCAGGAAGAGATTGACGGCCTGGTCTCCGCCGTGCGACGTCTTCTGAAGCGGCTGCCCAAACCCACTCTGGTGACCGTGTCCAG ATCCAGTCTAGACGAATACTGCCCTATCGAACAAGTGGATTCCGTGCAGAGCAAAGTACTGGCCGTACTAGAAGAACAATATGGTCCATTAGACATACAAAAAGACTATGAAAATCCCAATGGCGTGGAGGTTCAGGACCGACCGCCTCAGACTGCCTCAGAACATTAA
- the LOC144085859 gene encoding cadherin-6-like isoform X1 — translation MSVRWVGFLGLIGLVLSPSGLRADGAVGKSSDAIPEKNVPRRVKRSWLWNQFFLQEEYTGSDYQYIGKLQSDEDHGDGLVKYVLSGEGAGTIFIIDEGNGDLHATRRLDREKKAFYILEATVVDKITGQTLEPRTEFVVKLHDVNDNEPRFDREFYSGAVPERSLLGTSVIRVTATDADDDMYGNSAKLAYSLREGQPYFSVDANTGVIRTALGPADLDREQRENFQVVIEAKDMAGHRGGLTGTAVVNISLTDVNDNLPRFAQRVFRWRVSEGSKVGAEVGRIKATDRDVGRNADMDFAVVGGDGADAFAVFADQHTQEGVIVVSKPLDYERKRSYAVEIQVGNVQEDARFTLAHAKDVAAIHVAVEDVDEPPLFHQSFYLVEMEEDAAVGAFVGVVSAVDEDAAHSPVEYSVDRRTDADHLFDVHPRNGTLFLSKMLDREEKAWHNISVLATEICKNISFMLENVLESHRRMNEASVLPFSDNPRQSAPVSVHVKVLDVNDNAPTFAAPYRSFVCEKTKAGQRIQTVSAVDADEPSDGHRFFFSLAPEESKSSRFTVKDNGDNTGSIVTRGDNYSRLLRDVHLLPVIIGDGGRPPQTGTATLTVRVCACDDRGHPTTCHADARFGAPGIGSGVLVAVLPCVLVLLLTMVAAAALLKSRRPRKKEPLIVAEDVRDNVVTYDEEGGGEEDTEAFDVGALYRHGADPEESSGRRRDVVPHRLLRSDRPAAAAASLSHGNENLREFIAQRVEDNDRRDPDPAPYDSLATYAYEGAGSVAESLSSLGSLLSEDEQDYHYLRDWGPRFQKLAHLYGNEEVAFP, via the exons ATGAGCGTCCGATGGGTGGGCTTTCTCGGCCTTATCGGCCTGGTTCTATCTCCGAGCGGCCTCCGGGCCGATGGGGCGGTGGGAAAAAGCTCCGACGCCATCCCGGAAAAGAATGTTCCCAGGAGAGTGAAGCGAAGCTGGCTCTGGAATCAATTTTTCTTGCAAGAGGAGTACACGGGAAGTGACTACCAGTACATTGGAAAG CTGCAGTCCGACGAAGACCACGGCGACGGGCTGGTCAAGTACGTTCTCTCCGGCGAGGGGGCGGGCACCATCTTTATCATCGACGAAGGCAACGGCGACCTACATGCCACCCGACGCCTGGATCGGGAAAAGAAGGCCTTTTACATTCTGGAAGCCACGGTCGTGGACAAGATCACGGGCCAGACGTTAGAGCCCCGGACGGAGTTCGTCGTCAAGCTCCACGACGTCAACGATAACGAGCCCCGCTTCGACCGGGAGTTTTACAGCGGCGCCGTGCCCGAGCGCTCCCTTCTGG GTACGTCGGTCATCCGCGTGACGGCGACGGATGCGGACGACGACATGTACGGGAACAGCGCTAAACTGGCGTACAGCCTGAGAGAAGGACAACCGTACTTTTCCGTCGACGCAAACACAG gGGTGATCCGGACGGCGTTGGGTCCGGCTGACTTGGACCGCGAGCAGAGGGAAAACTTCCAGGTGGTGATCGAGGCTAAAGACATGGCCGGACACAGGGGGGGGCTGACCGGGACCGCCGTGGTCAACATCAGCCTCACCGACGTCAACGACAACCTGCCGCGCTTCGCTCAGC GCGTCTTCCGGTGGCGAGTTTCCGAAGGCTCCAAAGTGGGCGCCGAAGTGGGCAGGATTAAAGCCACGGACAGAGACGTCGGAAGGAATGCCGACATGGACTTTGCCGTGGTGGGCGGAGACGGCGCCGACGCCTTCGCCGTCTTCGCAGATCAACATACCCAGGAGGGCGTTATCGTCGTCAGTAAG CCTCTGGATTACGAGCGCAAACGCTCGTACGCGGTGGAAATCCAGGTGGGAAACGTCCAGGAAGACGCTCGCTTCACGTTAGCCCACGCCAAAGACGTGGCCGCCATTCACGTGGCCGTGGAGGACGTGGACGAGCCGCCGCTTTTCCACCAGAGTTTTTATCTGGTGGAGATGGAGGAAGACGCCGCGGTGGGAGCCTTCGTGGGCGTGGTCAGCGCCGTGGACGAGGACGCCGCCCACAGTCCGGTCGA GTACTCGGTGGACCGTCGGACGGACGCCGATCATCTTTTCGACGTCCATCCGAGAAATGGGACTTTGTTCCTTTCAAAAATGCTGGATAGAGAAGAGAAGGCCTGGCATAACATTTCGGTGCTCGCCACTGAGATCTGTAAGAATATCTCATTTATGTTGGAAAATGTGCTCGAGTCCCACAGGAGAATGAACGAAGCATCGGTGCTGCCATTTTCAGACAATCCCCGGCAAAGCGCCCCCGTTTCGGTCCACGTCAAAGTTCTGGACGTGAACGACAACGCGCCGACCTTTGCCGCGCCGTACCGAAGCTTCGTCTGCGAGAAGACCAAGGCGGGTCAG CGCATCCAAACAGTCAGCGCCGTGGATGCCGACGAGCCGTCCGACGGACACCGCTTTTTCTTCTCTCTTGCGCCAGAGGAAAGCAAATCCAGTCGTTTCACAGTCAAAGACAATGGAG ACAACACCGGGAGCATCGTGACCCGCGGGGACAACTACAGCCGCCTCCTGCGGGACGTCCACCTGCTTCCCGTGATCATTGGCGACGGCGGGCGGCCCCCGCAGACCGGCACGGCCACCTTGACGGTCCGAGTGTGCGCCTGCGACGACCGGGGCCACCCGACCACGTGCCACGCCGACGCTCGATTCGGCGCCCCGGGGATCGGTTCCGGGGTCTTGGTGGCCGTCCTGCCTTGTGTCCTCGTACTACTGC TCACCatggtcgccgccgccgccttgcTAAAATCAAGACGGCCACGAAAGAAGGAGCCGTTGATCGTCGCCGAGGACGTCCGCGACAACGTGGTCACCTACGACGAGGAAGGCGGCGGCGAAGAGGACACCGAGGCCTTCGACGTGGGAGCGCTCTACCGACACGGAGCCGACCCGGAAGAATCGTCCGGACGGAGGCGCGACGTGGTCCCTCACCGTTTACTTCGGTCGGACCGCCCagcagccgccgccgcctcgctGTCGCACGGTAACGAGAACCTACGCGAATTCATCGCGCAAAGAGTCGAGGACAACGACCGGCGCGACCCGGACCCGGCGCCCTACGACTCGCTGGCCACTTACGCTTACGAGGGGGCGGGATCGGTGGCCGAGTCGTTGAGCTCGCTGGGCTCGCTTTTGTCCGAAGACGAGCAGGACTACCACTACCTCCGGGACTGGGGACCCAGGTTCCAGAAATTGGCCCACTTGTATGGAAATGAGGAGGTGGCATTCCCGTAA
- the LOC144085863 gene encoding uncharacterized protein LOC144085863, which produces MKDSILPRIVVILACAVVYVAVLIVNGLAGAGKGSFHSSTGNVSARYETNITPAGWTFSIWGVIYIWLTLMVVYITLFVFRGSWAQRLLPYAFYFFWLLNMLLNIAWLLLWDRELMLSGLVVLILIVLSNYAALSISCYASYYYGLWLHTYYPKDLIFLTIFVQNGLAVYTTWTSIAALINFTLVLQLWGVAKSTAATVSLCLLFAELVAWFILENWLLDRWVRNILTVYPVVLVALLGNVLKHFYPADPTPNAIFMVCLLVLTCILLVFRVWNVIWRNRWRPLFSPGSARPLISPLDGGKFKFLS; this is translated from the exons ATGAAGGACTCCATACTACCCCGAATAGTTGTAATTTTAGCCTGTGCGGTGGTTTATGTGGCAGTTTTGATAGTGAATGGCTTAGCAGGAGCGGGTAAAG GTTCCTTCCATTCCTCGACAGGTAACGTGTCGGCCCGTTACGAGACGAACATCACCCCTGCGGGCTGGACCTTCTCCATTTGGGGTGTTATTTATATCTGGCTCACCCTCATGGTGGTTTACATCACCTTATTTGTGTTCCGCGG GTCCTGGGCTCAGCGCCTGCTGCCGTACGCCTTCTACTTTTTCTGGCTGCTCAACATGCTGCTGAATATCGCGTGGCTGCTGTTGTGGGACAGAGA GTTGATGCTGTCGGGGCTGGTTGTATTGATCCTCATCGTGCTCTCCAACTACGCCGCCTTGAGCATTTCTTGCTACGCCAGCTATTACTACGGACTCTGGCTACACACGTACTACCCCAAAGACCTCATCTTTCTCACAATTTTC GTCCAGAACGGTTTGGCCGTCTACACCAcgtggacgtccatcgctgctTTGATCAACTTCACGCTGGTCCTTCAACTGTGGGGCGTGGCCAAAAGCACCGCCGCCACGGTCTCGCTTTGCCTCCTGTTTGCCGAGCTGGTGGCGTG gttcattcttGAAAACTGGTTGCTGGATCGCTGGGTGCGCAACATTCTGACAGTGTACCCTGTTGTTTTGGTGGCGCTGCTTGGAAATGTCTTGAAGCATTTTTACCCGGCCGACCCAACCCCCAATGCCATATTTATGG tttgtctCCTGGTGTTGACGTGCATCCTGCTGGTGTTCCGAGTGTGGAACGTCATCTGGAGAAACCGCTGGAGACCGCTCTTCTCTCCTGGGTCAGCACGCCCGCTCATTTCACCCCTGGATGGAGGCAAATTTAAGTTCTTATCCTAA